In Gemmatimonadota bacterium, the sequence CGTTGGGCGGTTTACGAGTCAATTGATCAGCCGTCGTCGGGCGGCTATCGGCGAGGTGGCTCTGGTGGGCGATAGCGCGCTGTACAGTTTATTTGGAGCGGTAGATGGGCATCGCTATCGGTTGAATTTTGAGGGTTCTGGCGTGGGCATGAAATTTGCCACATTTACGCTGGATTATCGCAAATATATGCGTTTGTTAAACGAATATACCTTTGCCATCCGAATGTCGGGCGGGACGAGTTATGGTCCCAACAGCACCGTGTTTTTCCTGGGTGGTGTGAACAATCCGGTCAATCCGACATTTTCAACCATTGCCAGCGTTGATCAGAGTCGCGTATTTTTCTCTTCTTACGTCTGGCCCCTGCGAGGCGCGAGATTGCTCGAAATGGCGGGTGATTCTTATGTGCTGGCCAATGTCGCATTTCGGTTCCCGCTCATCCGGCAATTGGCCATGGGCTGGCCCCTGCCGTTTTTCTTCCAGAATGTACAGGGCGAATTGTTCTTCGACATTGGAGGTGCTTTTGACCGCGCCAATTGGAGAGATGGGTGGGTCGCCCGAGATGGGGGATTTGAGCTCAATACGCCGCAAAACTTTCGTACGCCGGAAATCCTGAAAACAAAACCGCAGATAGCCGCCGGGTATGGATTTGGGGTACGGGTAAATTTGGGCTATTTCCTGTTCCGCTACGATCTGGCATGGCCTACGGATCTCGCAGAAACATATCATCCACACCAGTATTTCTCAATTGATTTCACGGGCTTGTTCTAATCCGCAAAAGCAACTGTTTATTTTAAGGAGAGGCGTGTTATACGGCTCTCCTTTTTTTGTCGGGTTGATGGATGGTGATTTTTTTTGTATTATTTGAAGTGGTCAAAGTGAGAAAGATTTTTTTGAGAGGGATTTGTTATGGCAGCCAAAGAGTATTACATGGCGGGGTTGGGTAAGTTGGGGGCTGGGGATTTGGAAGGCGCAATTGTCGAATTTGAGAAGGCTGTATCTGACGATGCCTCGTTTTACATGGCGCATTTGGGATGGGCACAGGCATTAGATCGGCAGGGGAAGGTTGACGAGGCGATTGAACAGGTCAACAGCGCTTTGCAAATTGTTCCCGATGAGGCGCTCGCACATACGAGCCTATCGCGATTATATCAGCAGAAAGGGATGATTGAAGAGGCTGAAAAGGAAATGGCTATTTCTCACCAACTTTCTCAAAATATGTAAAAAATGACGCGTGTACTGAAAATAAGGACGTCCTGTTTGGGCGTCCTTTCTGTTTTTGTGTTGATGGCTTGCGTGCCAGCAAATGCAAATTCGGTTGATTCGCTGCTGGCA encodes:
- a CDS encoding tetratricopeptide repeat protein; protein product: MAAKEYYMAGLGKLGAGDLEGAIVEFEKAVSDDASFYMAHLGWAQALDRQGKVDEAIEQVNSALQIVPDEALAHTSLSRLYQQKGMIEEAEKEMAISHQLSQNM